One genomic window of Paraburkholderia phytofirmans PsJN includes the following:
- a CDS encoding OpgC domain-containing protein, with product MQKSQSRLIELDFFRGLVLLIIVVDHIGGSILSRVTLHAYALCDAAEVFVFLGGFATATAYAALAERRNETIARSRFLRRSLEIYRAFLVTAALMLLVSAVLSAFSIDGPNLATTDLDDLMDTPLAALGDILLFRRQPYLASVLPMYAFFALLVPMILPLARSKPWLLLAGSVALWAGAPAIVAYLPAAPDMHWDFNPFAWQLLFVLGVLARCQPVYQRASAHRLSWLVSLLALAVVAAAAYYKLFIEHEPLDASLKQNLSYLRAVNFLAIAWLVANLIQFGWARKLAQWAPWVGEIGRKGLLCFIAGAVISLVVDSVLYAATDGYLNYPLGLLADAIAIGALFAVALGVEPLKRAAGRLYGGWLRTSP from the coding sequence ATGCAAAAGTCGCAATCCCGCCTGATCGAACTCGATTTTTTTCGGGGGCTGGTCCTTCTGATCATCGTCGTCGACCACATCGGCGGCAGCATTCTGTCGCGCGTCACGCTGCACGCCTACGCACTATGCGATGCCGCCGAGGTGTTCGTGTTCCTCGGCGGCTTTGCGACCGCCACGGCGTACGCCGCGCTCGCCGAACGGCGCAACGAGACGATCGCGCGCAGCCGCTTCCTGCGGCGCTCGCTGGAAATCTATCGCGCGTTCCTCGTCACCGCCGCGCTGATGCTGCTGGTCAGCGCCGTGCTCAGCGCGTTCAGCATCGACGGCCCGAATCTCGCCACCACCGATCTCGACGATCTGATGGACACCCCGCTCGCGGCGCTCGGCGACATTCTGCTGTTCCGCCGCCAGCCGTATCTGGCTTCAGTGCTGCCCATGTACGCGTTCTTCGCGCTGCTGGTGCCGATGATCCTGCCGCTCGCGCGCAGCAAGCCGTGGCTGCTGCTGGCCGGCAGCGTCGCGCTGTGGGCCGGCGCTCCCGCTATCGTCGCCTACCTGCCCGCCGCGCCGGACATGCACTGGGATTTCAATCCGTTCGCCTGGCAACTGCTGTTCGTGCTCGGCGTGCTGGCCCGTTGCCAGCCGGTTTATCAGCGCGCGAGCGCGCACCGTCTGAGCTGGCTCGTCAGCCTGCTGGCGCTTGCGGTGGTCGCGGCGGCCGCTTACTACAAGCTGTTTATCGAGCACGAACCGCTCGATGCCAGCCTGAAGCAAAACCTCTCGTATCTGCGGGCTGTCAATTTTCTCGCCATCGCGTGGCTGGTCGCGAATCTGATTCAGTTCGGCTGGGCCAGAAAGCTCGCGCAATGGGCGCCGTGGGTCGGCGAGATCGGCCGCAAAGGGTTGCTGTGCTTCATCGCCGGCGCAGTGATTTCGCTCGTGGTCGACTCCGTGCTGTACGCAGCGACGGACGGCTATCTGAACTATCCGCTCGGACTGCTCGCGGATGCGATCGCGATCGGCGCGCTGTTCGCGGTCGCGCTGGGCGTGGAGCCGCTCAAGCGTGCGGCCGGCCGCTTGTATGGCGGGTGGCTGCGCACGTCGCCCTGA
- a CDS encoding porin — protein MNKQVFALAVSTALSAAFAAPASAQTSVTLYGVLDEGINYTNNVGRGHVYELASGYAQGSRWGLKGAEELGGGLKAIFQLENGFDVSSGRLNQGGRMFGRQAFVGLSANQFGTLTFGRQYDSVVDYLAQTTANGNWAGSLFSHPYDNDNTDNSFRLDNSVKYTSPSLSGFQFGGVYSFSNDTNFANNRAYSFGGQYSYGGLLVAAAYLQADNPGNGANGAITANDASFIAARMRVFGGGITYTFGPATAGFVYTNSNYLDPTGNGYLGVTPLVPPGVLLNSLKYQNFEVNGKYQISPMLFVGAQYVYTMETYDASSGGVKPKIHSFGLMADYNLSKRTDVYIQGEYQQVTGDSTYSILDDAFNVGTQSPSSTSKQVVVRAAIRHKF, from the coding sequence ATGAACAAGCAAGTGTTCGCGCTAGCTGTCTCCACCGCCTTGTCCGCCGCTTTTGCCGCGCCCGCCTCGGCGCAGACGAGCGTCACGCTGTATGGCGTACTCGACGAAGGCATCAACTACACCAACAATGTCGGCCGCGGCCATGTCTATGAACTGGCGAGCGGCTATGCGCAAGGCAGCCGCTGGGGGCTGAAAGGCGCCGAGGAACTGGGCGGCGGCTTGAAGGCGATCTTCCAGCTGGAAAACGGTTTTGACGTGAGTTCCGGGCGGCTCAATCAGGGCGGCCGCATGTTCGGCCGTCAGGCCTTCGTCGGCTTGAGCGCGAATCAGTTCGGCACCTTGACGTTCGGCCGCCAGTACGATTCGGTGGTCGACTATCTAGCGCAGACCACGGCCAACGGCAACTGGGCCGGCTCGCTCTTCTCGCATCCGTACGACAACGACAATACCGACAACTCGTTCAGGCTCGACAACTCGGTCAAGTACACGAGTCCGTCGCTGTCCGGCTTCCAGTTCGGCGGTGTGTATAGCTTCAGCAACGACACCAACTTCGCCAACAATCGCGCGTACAGTTTCGGCGGCCAGTATTCCTATGGCGGACTGCTGGTGGCCGCGGCGTATCTGCAGGCCGACAATCCCGGCAATGGCGCGAACGGTGCGATCACGGCGAACGACGCGAGCTTCATCGCCGCCCGCATGCGCGTGTTCGGCGGCGGCATCACGTACACGTTCGGTCCGGCGACGGCCGGCTTCGTCTATACCAATTCGAATTATCTGGATCCGACCGGCAACGGCTATCTCGGCGTGACGCCGCTCGTGCCGCCGGGCGTCTTGCTGAACTCGCTGAAGTATCAGAACTTCGAGGTGAACGGCAAGTATCAGATTTCGCCGATGCTATTCGTCGGCGCGCAATACGTGTACACGATGGAAACCTACGACGCCTCGAGCGGCGGCGTGAAGCCGAAAATTCACTCGTTCGGCCTGATGGCGGATTACAACCTGTCCAAACGCACCGACGTCTACATTCAGGGCGAGTATCAGCAGGTGACCGGCGACTCGACCTATTCGATTCTGGACGATGCCTTCAACGTCGGCACGCAGTCGCCGTCATCGACCTCGAAGCAGGTCGTGGTGCGCGCGGCGATCCGGCATAAGTTTTGA
- a CDS encoding NUDIX domain-containing protein, producing MNETAERVRIVDVEVLSDDWYVLKKTTFDYRRADGSWQRQSRETYDRGNGATLLLYEPLRRTVVLTRQFRLPAFVNGHHGMLIETPAGLLEAASPEERIRAEVEEETGYRVHDVRKVFEAFMSPGSVTEKLHFFVAEYDAVAKVGAGGGLADEGEDIEVLELPVDEALAMIERGEIVDGKTIMLLQYARLNLFGT from the coding sequence ATGAACGAAACCGCCGAAAGGGTCAGGATTGTCGACGTCGAGGTGCTGTCAGACGACTGGTACGTGCTGAAAAAAACCACCTTCGACTATCGCCGCGCCGACGGCAGTTGGCAGCGCCAGAGCCGCGAAACCTACGACCGCGGCAACGGCGCGACGCTGCTGCTTTACGAACCGCTCCGGCGCACGGTCGTGCTGACGCGGCAGTTCCGGCTGCCGGCGTTCGTCAACGGCCATCACGGCATGCTGATCGAAACGCCGGCCGGGCTGCTGGAAGCCGCTTCGCCGGAAGAACGGATTCGCGCCGAAGTCGAGGAAGAAACCGGCTACCGCGTGCACGACGTCCGCAAGGTCTTCGAGGCCTTCATGAGTCCGGGTTCGGTCACGGAGAAACTGCACTTTTTCGTCGCCGAATACGATGCAGTGGCGAAAGTCGGCGCGGGCGGCGGCCTCGCCGACGAAGGCGAAGACATCGAAGTGTTGGAACTGCCGGTGGACGAAGCGCTGGCGATGATCGAGCGCGGCGAAATCGTCGACGGAAAGACCATCATGCTGTTGCAGTATGCGAGGTTGAACCTGTTCGGCACATAG
- a CDS encoding DeoR/GlpR family DNA-binding transcription regulator encodes MLTSQRKQLILDALKRNGQVIAKSLSAEFEVSEDTIRRDLRELAAEGQLQRVHGGALPASPAAVDFAGRERIESASKAAIGRAAAGMIAHGQIAFVDGGTTAAQLARHLPRDLQATIVTHSPSVAVELAEHAGLEIVMIGGRLFRHSMVNVGAAAIETLSHIRADLYFMGVTGVHPQAGLSTGDREEAYVKRAFAEHAAETVVLASAEKLNAASAYKIADVTAASAIVVERNTDKALTSPFEALGISIVRA; translated from the coding sequence GTGCTCACATCGCAAAGAAAGCAGCTGATACTCGATGCGCTCAAGCGCAACGGGCAAGTGATCGCCAAAAGTTTGAGCGCTGAATTCGAAGTCTCCGAGGACACGATTCGCCGCGATCTGCGCGAACTCGCCGCCGAAGGCCAGCTTCAGCGCGTGCATGGCGGCGCACTGCCGGCGTCGCCGGCAGCGGTGGATTTTGCCGGGCGCGAGCGGATCGAATCGGCGTCGAAGGCGGCGATCGGGCGGGCGGCGGCGGGCATGATCGCGCACGGCCAGATTGCGTTCGTCGACGGCGGCACGACGGCCGCGCAGCTGGCGCGTCATCTGCCGCGTGATTTGCAAGCGACGATCGTCACGCATAGCCCGAGCGTCGCCGTCGAACTCGCGGAGCATGCCGGGCTCGAGATCGTCATGATCGGCGGCCGCCTGTTCAGGCATTCGATGGTCAACGTCGGCGCCGCGGCCATCGAAACGCTCAGCCACATTCGCGCGGACCTGTATTTCATGGGCGTGACCGGCGTGCATCCGCAAGCGGGTCTGAGCACCGGCGACAGGGAAGAGGCCTACGTGAAACGCGCGTTCGCGGAACACGCGGCGGAGACGGTGGTGCTGGCGTCGGCGGAAAAACTCAATGCGGCCTCGGCGTACAAGATCGCGGACGTGACAGCGGCCAGTGCGATCGTCGTCGAACGGAACACGGATAAGGCGTTGACTTCGCCGTTCGAAGCCTTAGGCATTAGCATTGTGCGCGCATAG
- a CDS encoding xanthine dehydrogenase family protein molybdopterin-binding subunit — translation MGKLDLSRRSFLKASVLAGVSVYIAPMGSRAFAALFEEKILTPVQWDAANGQAKFRIDGIAKVTGSKVFARDIRAADMPHWPQQQSHAFILRTTQADRSYEGFDLSLLGDELKPDRVITAADLARDGLIFPAFYGDDMLLPPGKTPAYLGQAVAILIYHDFARFRFAKDKLKFQDQIIRYGAPTGALERDTWGTFRFVRVGGKTPYDDDTFSSLKDAPVFPSMMRKHQPVWPDGVEHGKLDEQGMFHAARIQQELDQPSPDWLVMEREYNTQSIDTAALEPDNANCWYDAATQSLHMVVPTQAPSEVAESAAGMVAKCAFPVKHLFIHPCYTVGYGSKDHFNVPFYGLVCAMYSDGRPVRLANDRYEQFQTSLKRHAFKMHYRIAVDKKSGLLQSFKAEMEANGGGRCNFSPSVAMVGATAAQSIYYFPKNDLSAVAIASRAIDAGSARGYGTLQSMAATEMMIDEIAARLELDPIEFRLKNALRSGMKNTQGAVPAGAIRVDDVLNKAKLHPLWTNRAKRKAEFEAAHPGKRYGVGFACVQKDFGTGAETSFAKVEFGADGKISLQHTAAEIGTGMSTSQAVAVAKWLGKPATDVHVAITDWPDLPVVTSGDPYMMSQADQDKLAANPRWSPGYASPSSATNSAYYFTHSTREAARVVFTHGLWPAAMSIWSRGIGGGQAAPLVVHIDDARWVDGKLSAAGLEALPFEQLAKKAHELGLVTGVTVHVFNRWQWTEADFEIDGSVERWPLDGLAVRYGDSAPADKQKMQSTPNRYRVLDRQRVFIPPVQRNNAAVTYYSAVGTLVELSVHEASGKVELLAHHSIMECGSQISPQLVSGQLQGGLAMGIGHALHEYLPLYEDGPGNGTWNFNRYHLPRATDVAVWTQTGEVLPPLTETDPPKGIAEVVMIPVVGAIVNGIAHAIGHRFTDLPVTPQRIQEVLA, via the coding sequence ATGGGGAAACTCGACCTTTCGCGTCGCAGTTTTCTGAAGGCCAGCGTGTTGGCGGGTGTGTCGGTGTATATCGCGCCGATGGGCAGCCGCGCATTCGCTGCGTTGTTCGAAGAAAAAATCCTGACGCCCGTGCAGTGGGATGCGGCCAACGGCCAGGCAAAATTCCGCATCGACGGGATTGCCAAAGTGACCGGCTCGAAAGTGTTCGCCCGCGACATTCGCGCCGCCGACATGCCGCACTGGCCGCAGCAGCAATCGCACGCGTTCATTCTGCGCACGACGCAAGCCGACCGCAGCTATGAAGGCTTCGACCTGTCGCTGCTCGGCGACGAACTGAAGCCGGACCGCGTGATTACCGCCGCCGATCTCGCGCGCGACGGCCTGATCTTCCCGGCCTTCTATGGCGACGACATGCTGTTGCCGCCGGGCAAGACGCCCGCGTATCTCGGTCAGGCGGTGGCGATCCTGATCTATCACGACTTCGCGCGCTTCCGTTTCGCGAAGGACAAGCTGAAGTTCCAGGATCAGATCATCCGTTACGGCGCGCCGACCGGCGCGCTCGAACGCGATACGTGGGGCACGTTCCGCTTCGTGCGCGTCGGCGGCAAGACGCCGTACGACGACGACACCTTCTCCAGTCTGAAAGACGCCCCCGTTTTCCCGAGCATGATGCGCAAGCATCAACCGGTGTGGCCGGACGGCGTCGAACACGGCAAACTCGACGAGCAGGGCATGTTCCACGCCGCGCGCATCCAGCAGGAACTCGATCAGCCGTCGCCGGACTGGCTGGTGATGGAGCGCGAGTACAACACGCAGTCGATCGACACGGCCGCGCTCGAGCCCGACAACGCGAACTGCTGGTACGACGCGGCGACGCAATCGCTGCATATGGTCGTGCCGACTCAGGCGCCATCCGAAGTCGCCGAGAGCGCGGCCGGGATGGTCGCGAAGTGCGCGTTCCCGGTGAAGCATTTGTTCATCCACCCGTGCTACACGGTGGGCTACGGTTCCAAGGATCACTTCAACGTGCCGTTCTACGGCCTCGTCTGCGCGATGTATTCGGACGGCCGTCCCGTGCGCCTCGCCAACGATCGCTACGAGCAGTTCCAGACTTCGTTGAAGCGCCACGCGTTCAAGATGCACTACCGCATCGCCGTCGATAAAAAGAGCGGTCTGCTGCAATCGTTCAAGGCGGAGATGGAAGCGAACGGCGGCGGACGCTGCAACTTCTCGCCGTCGGTGGCGATGGTCGGCGCGACGGCCGCGCAGTCGATCTACTACTTCCCGAAGAACGATCTGTCGGCGGTGGCGATTGCTTCGCGCGCGATCGACGCGGGTTCCGCACGCGGCTACGGCACGCTGCAGAGCATGGCCGCGACCGAGATGATGATCGACGAAATCGCCGCGCGGCTCGAACTCGATCCGATCGAGTTCCGCCTGAAAAATGCGCTGCGTTCCGGCATGAAGAATACGCAAGGCGCGGTGCCGGCCGGCGCGATTCGCGTCGACGATGTGTTGAACAAGGCGAAGCTGCATCCGCTGTGGACGAACCGCGCGAAGCGCAAGGCCGAGTTCGAGGCGGCGCATCCGGGCAAGCGCTACGGCGTCGGCTTTGCGTGCGTGCAGAAGGACTTCGGCACGGGCGCGGAGACCTCGTTCGCGAAGGTCGAATTCGGCGCCGACGGCAAGATCAGCCTGCAACATACCGCTGCCGAAATCGGCACCGGCATGTCGACCTCGCAGGCCGTCGCGGTGGCGAAGTGGCTCGGCAAGCCGGCCACCGACGTGCATGTCGCCATCACCGACTGGCCCGATCTGCCGGTGGTGACGAGCGGCGATCCGTACATGATGTCGCAAGCGGATCAGGACAAGCTGGCGGCGAATCCGCGCTGGTCGCCGGGTTACGCGTCGCCCTCGAGCGCGACGAATTCCGCTTACTACTTCACGCACAGCACGCGCGAAGCGGCGCGCGTGGTGTTCACGCATGGCCTGTGGCCCGCCGCGATGTCGATCTGGAGCCGGGGCATCGGCGGCGGCCAGGCCGCGCCGCTGGTGGTGCATATCGACGACGCGCGCTGGGTCGATGGCAAGCTGTCCGCGGCCGGCCTCGAAGCGCTGCCGTTCGAACAGCTCGCGAAGAAGGCGCACGAACTCGGACTCGTGACCGGCGTGACCGTGCACGTGTTCAACCGCTGGCAGTGGACCGAAGCGGACTTCGAGATCGACGGCAGCGTCGAGCGTTGGCCGCTCGACGGCCTCGCCGTGCGCTACGGCGACAGCGCTCCGGCCGATAAGCAGAAGATGCAGAGCACGCCGAATCGCTACCGCGTGCTGGATCGTCAGCGCGTGTTCATTCCGCCGGTCCAGCGCAACAACGCGGCCGTGACGTATTACAGCGCGGTCGGCACGCTGGTCGAACTGTCCGTGCATGAAGCGAGCGGCAAGGTCGAGCTGCTCGCGCATCACTCGATCATGGAGTGCGGCAGTCAGATCTCGCCGCAACTCGTGTCGGGCCAACTGCAAGGCGGCCTGGCGATGGGCATCGGCCACGCGCTGCATGAATATTTGCCGCTCTACGAAGATGGCCCCGGCAACGGTACGTGGAACTTCAATCGTTATCACTTGCCGCGCGCCACGGATGTCGCCGTCTGGACTCAGACCGGCGAAGTGCTGCCGCCGCTGACCGAGACCGATCCGCCAAAGGGCATCGCCGAAGTGGTGATGATTCCGGTGGTCGGCGCCATCGTGAACGGGATCGCGCACGCGATCGGACATCGCTTTACCGACTTGCCGGTCACCCCGCAACGTATTCAGGAGGTGCTGGCATGA
- a CDS encoding (2Fe-2S)-binding protein, whose amino-acid sequence MTALNQTNANAASGAVSAAAASGTSAALGTAPASSASVASASGSLAAPASDVAGASAAGAASAPAGASAAAVVERPLTHFRSMPLSIKVNGEIVGPTDVPAGLMMIDYLHEYLHLTGSRLGCGQGICHACVVIVDKPDGTSEEVRTCITGANFFHGKSIRTIEGHAKRNEAGEVVELAPIQQKFLEHFSFQCGYCTPGFVNAAIVLIERLKRQPVAKDKVEATITEALNDHICRCTGYVRYYEAVKEVVLTTPGLVKDAA is encoded by the coding sequence ATGACGGCACTCAATCAAACCAACGCTAATGCCGCTAGTGGCGCGGTGAGCGCCGCCGCGGCAAGCGGGACTTCCGCGGCGCTCGGCACGGCTCCCGCTAGCAGCGCTTCCGTAGCTTCTGCGAGCGGCTCGCTTGCCGCTCCCGCGAGCGATGTCGCCGGGGCGTCGGCTGCCGGCGCTGCGAGCGCGCCTGCCGGCGCGTCCGCTGCCGCCGTGGTCGAGCGACCGCTGACGCATTTCCGCTCGATGCCGCTGTCGATCAAGGTGAACGGCGAGATCGTCGGCCCGACCGACGTGCCCGCCGGGTTGATGATGATCGATTACCTGCATGAGTATCTGCACCTGACCGGCTCGCGCCTCGGCTGCGGCCAGGGCATCTGCCACGCGTGCGTGGTGATCGTCGACAAACCGGACGGCACCAGCGAAGAAGTGCGCACCTGCATCACCGGCGCGAATTTTTTCCACGGCAAGTCCATCCGCACGATCGAAGGCCACGCGAAGCGCAACGAAGCGGGCGAGGTCGTCGAGTTGGCGCCGATCCAGCAGAAGTTTCTCGAGCACTTCAGTTTTCAGTGCGGTTACTGCACGCCGGGCTTCGTCAACGCGGCGATCGTGTTGATCGAACGCCTGAAGCGTCAGCCGGTTGCCAAAGACAAAGTCGAGGCGACCATCACCGAAGCGCTGAACGATCACATCTGCCGCTGTACGGGCTACGTGCGCTACTACGAAGCCGTGAAGGAAGTCGTGCTGACCACGCCGGGCCTCGTAAAGGACGCCGCATGA
- a CDS encoding c-type cytochrome, with the protein MTIRPITLRRALLLLGAMLTLSACGGKHDDTGALAAAAALGPQSTAADPLARGRYLVKAADCAACHTTADGAPFAGGVKLASPFGTFYGTNITPDKDHGIGNWSADDLYKALHDGVTPDKQLYPAMPYTSYRQLSRADSDAIYAYLMAQKPAAVANHEPDLSFPFNLRFGVRFWNWVFLKDALPDASTGQTAEWNRGRYLASALGHCAECHTPRGTFGQLDGAKPLTGAALGRIAAPDITPHGLAARGWSAADLQTFFATGIAPQGSAFGEMYPVVHLSSQYLTHDDLRAMSSYLLGDQAPAPQPLRSVSADAAQLEAGRNVYLAVCAGCHGLNGEGKPHVAVPMHGNSTLRQSDAHNLIVAMLDGIGAQDFPGLERMQEMPGFATQLSDAELAQLANYLRATWGGQPADVTADAVKALR; encoded by the coding sequence ATGACGATTCGACCGATCACCTTGCGCCGCGCGCTATTGCTGCTCGGTGCGATGCTTACGCTGAGCGCGTGCGGCGGCAAGCACGACGACACCGGCGCGCTGGCCGCCGCCGCCGCATTGGGTCCGCAATCCACCGCCGCCGACCCGCTCGCGCGCGGCCGCTACCTCGTCAAAGCCGCCGACTGCGCCGCCTGTCACACCACGGCCGACGGCGCGCCGTTCGCCGGCGGCGTGAAGCTGGCTTCGCCGTTCGGCACCTTCTACGGCACCAACATCACGCCCGACAAGGACCACGGCATCGGCAACTGGAGCGCGGACGATCTGTACAAGGCGCTGCACGACGGCGTCACGCCGGACAAGCAACTCTATCCGGCGATGCCGTATACGTCGTACCGCCAGTTGTCGCGCGCGGACAGCGATGCGATCTACGCGTACCTGATGGCGCAGAAGCCGGCCGCGGTGGCGAACCACGAGCCCGACCTGTCGTTCCCGTTCAACCTGCGTTTCGGCGTGCGTTTCTGGAACTGGGTGTTCCTGAAAGACGCGTTGCCGGATGCGTCGACGGGACAGACAGCGGAGTGGAATCGCGGCCGCTATCTGGCGAGCGCGCTCGGCCATTGCGCCGAGTGTCATACGCCGCGCGGCACGTTCGGCCAGCTCGACGGCGCGAAGCCGCTAACCGGCGCGGCGCTCGGCCGGATCGCGGCGCCGGATATCACGCCGCACGGTCTCGCGGCGCGCGGCTGGAGCGCCGCCGATCTGCAGACCTTCTTCGCGACCGGCATCGCGCCGCAGGGCTCGGCATTCGGCGAGATGTACCCGGTAGTGCATCTGAGCAGCCAGTACCTGACGCACGACGACCTGCGCGCCATGTCGTCCTATCTGCTCGGCGACCAGGCGCCCGCGCCGCAACCGCTGCGGTCCGTTTCCGCTGACGCCGCTCAGCTCGAAGCAGGGCGCAACGTGTATCTCGCCGTGTGCGCGGGCTGTCATGGTCTGAACGGCGAAGGCAAGCCGCATGTCGCGGTGCCGATGCACGGCAATTCGACGCTGCGCCAAAGCGATGCCCACAATCTGATCGTGGCGATGCTCGACGGCATCGGCGCGCAAGATTTTCCGGGCCTCGAACGGATGCAGGAGATGCCCGGCTTCGCCACGCAGCTCAGCGATGCGGAACTCGCACAGCTCGCCAACTATCTGCGCGCGACGTGGGGCGGTCAGCCTGCCGATGTGACGGCGGATGCGGTGAAAGCGCTGCGCTGA
- a CDS encoding SRPBCC family protein yields the protein MMRKAAQAQVISVHIARDWREVYAFTSDPAAFPEWASGLGRPLGHDDAIWRFEGSEGATTVRFSAPNEYGVLDHFVLLPDGNEIYIPLRVIANGSGCDVQFTLFRVPGMTDEKFAADAQWVERDLRKLKALLEKRD from the coding sequence ATGATGAGAAAGGCGGCACAAGCCCAGGTGATCAGCGTTCATATCGCGCGCGACTGGCGCGAGGTTTACGCTTTCACTTCGGATCCGGCGGCGTTTCCCGAGTGGGCATCGGGACTCGGCCGCCCGTTGGGTCACGACGATGCGATATGGCGTTTCGAAGGCAGCGAAGGCGCGACGACCGTGCGCTTCTCCGCGCCGAACGAGTACGGCGTGCTCGATCACTTCGTGCTTTTGCCCGACGGCAACGAGATCTATATACCGCTGCGGGTGATCGCGAACGGCAGTGGCTGCGATGTGCAATTCACGCTGTTTCGCGTGCCCGGCATGACTGACGAGAAATTCGCCGCCGACGCGCAATGGGTCGAGCGCGATCTGCGCAAGCTGAAGGCGTTGCTTGAAAAGCGGGATTGA
- a CDS encoding peptidoglycan DD-metalloendopeptidase family protein: MGKRFDKTMMASLAGVWVALAVGGCANVGQQGAQTGAAAGAAPASSVPAASATASDATSAAPPGISAEQSALLKKAPPLVYRVKRGDSLARIAQHHHCSVKQLQAWNGLNASSRLKLGQVLHVASPETVRAVNAANAAAKAVAASTPAASVAARQAGATASGATQPPSQSAQAAQSAQSAQSPALSAAEAREVAQQTARHANGVALAWPAGGRVVEGFQPGETRGIEIGGKPGDPVRAAADGKVMYAGTGLNSYGSLIIVQHNKDFLTAYSHNRKLLVKTGDIVAQGQQIAEMGDENNSRVSVGFELRRDGKPIDPMPYLPQGRG; this comes from the coding sequence ATGGGAAAGCGCTTCGACAAAACAATGATGGCCAGTCTGGCTGGCGTATGGGTCGCGCTGGCGGTCGGCGGTTGTGCGAACGTGGGGCAGCAGGGCGCCCAGACAGGCGCGGCAGCGGGCGCGGCGCCTGCGTCCAGTGTGCCGGCGGCTAGCGCGACTGCATCCGATGCGACGTCGGCCGCGCCGCCCGGCATCAGCGCCGAGCAGAGCGCGCTGCTCAAGAAAGCGCCGCCGCTCGTGTATCGCGTCAAGCGTGGCGACAGCCTGGCGCGCATCGCGCAGCATCATCATTGCAGCGTAAAGCAGTTGCAAGCCTGGAATGGATTGAATGCGTCCTCGCGCTTGAAGTTGGGCCAGGTCTTGCACGTCGCGTCGCCGGAAACGGTGCGCGCGGTGAACGCGGCCAATGCCGCGGCGAAAGCCGTGGCGGCATCCACGCCGGCTGCTTCGGTCGCGGCGCGGCAGGCGGGGGCAACCGCGTCGGGTGCTACGCAGCCACCTTCGCAATCGGCGCAGGCTGCGCAATCGGCGCAGTCCGCGCAGTCGCCGGCGCTCAGCGCCGCCGAAGCACGCGAAGTGGCGCAACAAACCGCGCGGCACGCGAACGGCGTAGCGCTGGCCTGGCCCGCGGGCGGACGTGTGGTCGAAGGTTTCCAGCCGGGCGAAACACGCGGCATTGAAATCGGCGGCAAGCCGGGCGATCCGGTGCGCGCCGCCGCCGACGGTAAGGTGATGTACGCCGGCACGGGTCTGAACAGCTACGGCAGTCTGATCATCGTCCAGCACAACAAGGACTTTCTGACCGCCTATTCGCACAACCGCAAGCTGCTGGTCAAAACCGGCGACATCGTCGCGCAGGGACAGCAGATCGCCGAGATGGGCGACGAAAACAACTCGCGCGTTTCCGTGGGCTTCGAGTTGCGCCGCGACGGCAAACCGATCGATCCGATGCCGTACCTGCCGCAAGGACGCGGCTAG
- a CDS encoding alpha/beta fold hydrolase translates to MQTWPLPESYTFRDQAVRFNVSGNGPPLVLVHGTPFSSYVWHRIAPHLAQTRTVYYYDLLGYGQSEQRDGQDVSLGVQNALLAELLAHWQLTSPDVIAHDFGGATSLRAHLIDGCDYRSLTLIDPVAVAPWGSPFVRHVREHGDAFAGLPPYIHEAVVKAYVRGAIAREIPDDELAPYVTPWLGATGQAAFYRQIAQMDQRYTDEVEARYPQLRCPVQILWGEEDQWIPLARGRQLAAAIPEARFQAVPKAGHLMQEDAPEAIVAAALLWLD, encoded by the coding sequence ATGCAAACCTGGCCGCTCCCCGAAAGCTATACCTTCCGCGATCAAGCCGTGCGTTTCAACGTGAGCGGCAATGGTCCGCCACTGGTGCTGGTGCACGGCACGCCGTTCTCTTCGTATGTGTGGCATCGCATCGCTCCGCATCTCGCCCAGACGCGCACGGTCTATTACTACGACCTGCTCGGCTACGGGCAATCCGAACAGCGCGACGGCCAGGACGTTTCGCTCGGCGTGCAGAATGCTTTGCTGGCGGAATTGCTCGCGCATTGGCAACTGACAAGCCCGGATGTCATCGCACATGATTTCGGCGGCGCGACTTCATTGCGCGCGCATCTGATCGATGGCTGCGACTATCGAAGCCTCACGCTGATCGATCCGGTCGCGGTCGCGCCATGGGGTTCGCCGTTCGTGCGGCATGTGCGCGAACACGGCGACGCGTTCGCCGGACTGCCGCCGTATATCCACGAAGCGGTGGTGAAAGCGTACGTGCGCGGCGCGATAGCGCGCGAGATTCCGGACGACGAACTCGCGCCTTATGTCACGCCATGGCTCGGCGCAACCGGCCAGGCGGCGTTCTACCGGCAGATCGCGCAAATGGATCAGCGCTACACCGACGAGGTCGAAGCGCGCTATCCGCAGTTACGCTGTCCGGTGCAGATCTTGTGGGGTGAAGAGGACCAGTGGATTCCTTTGGCGCGCGGCCGACAACTGGCCGCGGCCATACCGGAAGCGCGCTTTCAGGCGGTGCCGAAAGCCGGCCACCTGATGCAGGAAGATGCGCCGGAAGCGATCGTCGCCGCGGCACTGCTTTGGCTGGATTGA